A stretch of the Xiphias gladius isolate SHS-SW01 ecotype Sanya breed wild chromosome 19, ASM1685928v1, whole genome shotgun sequence genome encodes the following:
- the ulk1a gene encoding serine/threonine-protein kinase ULK1a: MESVGKFVFNRKDLIGHGAFAVVFKGRHKERRDWEVAVKCINKKNLAKSQSLLGKEIKILKELKHENIVRLLDYQEMGGCVYLVMEYCNGGDLAEYLHSKGTLSEDTIRVFLQQIAQAMKVLQSKGILHRDLKPQNILLCHPEGRKSSSVKTCIKIADFGFARHLQTNTMAATLCGSPMYMAPEVIMSQNYDAKADLWSIGTIVYQCLTGKAPFHASTPQELRLFYESNRTLLPSIPKETSSNLRHLLLGLLQRNHKERISFDEFFHHPFLETSSSTKKCPPAPMLSYPSSGSGSSSSSSSTSNLASPQHSDGEMQRLQPKARYSPTQNTAGFLLKEIANQDSRNTSSYTEDYVMVPAQFPSEYTCEVDVGSPIESCLIYSGSSLVAERGPRPAGKTPPPSPLLHSPSKPISKPVEFVGRNCSPSVPIPVPTQIQNYQRMEQKLQPVSLDGSTRVTLCSAGSSTESSPQCGGCRAPGPGFVFNSPRLGTGGAQLQQCSPMVGTTPKTSEQTFPLSTRTGLLTGSPDLQNTSSPKHVLSRLPNRTGTVPDLQSLDPSPVSQTNPSRKSASKKGPFNRSLSTGRLSDMLLKAAFGAHLFEEGSDESLSCEKGMDITVPTAPPTGCYRGFQYSDSPPPAVFTMGSPSKGNTPPDTMVPRMFSGSPSYINSAWLLNNRLLQRGSRRNSETEAMDATPHGSLVFHPPELAEDTLMEPAHTDALSDLRFTLAFVHCVMELASSKEPGLDAMSSPDVSFLEQSLVTDQISLLSKEWSYAEQLVLYMKAEEFLSSALHTAKENIKHGRLLTSATVKQVIRKLNELYKNCVTYCRSLNDQLQTFLLDKQKLMDRFNGLTAEKLIYSHTVHMVQSAALDEMFHYGTASVQRYHRALLLMEGLSRIITEQKAIDSIDKCKQCIERRLSALQT, from the exons ATGGAGTCTGTCGGGAAGTTTGTGTTCAACAGGAAAGACCTGATTGGCCACGGCGCCTTTGCGGTTGTGTTCAAAGGAAGACATAAAGAG AGACGTGACTGGGAGGTTGCTGTGAAGTGCATCAACAAGAAAAACTTGGCCAAATCACAGTCTCTGCTTGGtaaagaaatcaaaatattaaag GAacttaaacatgaaaatattgttaGACTCCTTGACTATCAG GAAATGGGAGGTTGTGTGTATCTCGTCATGGAG TACTGCAATGGAGGTGACCTGGCAGAGTACCTTCACT CGAAGGGCACGTTAAGTGAGGACACCATCCGTGTATTCCTACAGCAGATTGCTCAGGCCATGAAGGTCCTGCAGAGCAAAGGCATCCTCCACAGAGACCTCAAACCCCAGAACATCTTGCTCTGCCATCCAGAGGGGCGCAAGTCCAGTTCTGTCAAAACCTGCATTAAGATAG CTGACTTTGGGTTTGCACGTCATCTCCAGACAAACACTATGGCAGCCACGTTGTGCGGCTCTCCTATGTACATG GCTCCTGAGGTCATCATGTCCCAGAACTATGATGCCAAGGCTGATCTGTGGAGCATAGGCACTATTGTATATCAATGTCTGACTGGAAAGGCACCATTTCAC gCCAGCACACCACAGGAGCTCCGTCTTTTTTATGAAAGCAACAGGACCCTGTTACCCAG CATCCCAAAGGAGACTTCTAGTAACCTAAGACACCTACTGTTGGGGCTGCTGCAGAGAAACCACAAAGAACGGATCAGCTTTG ATGAGTTTTTCCACCATCCTTTCCTGGAGACGAGCTCATCCACAAAGAAAT GCCCTCCAGCTCCCATGCTCTCCTACCCCAGTTCAGGCTCGGGCAGTTCTTCTAGCAGCTCCTCCACATCCAATCTGGCCTCACCTCAA CATTCCGACGGAGAGATGCAGCGACTCCAGCCCAAAGCGAGGTACTCCCCTACACAAAACACTGCCGGCTTCCTGTTGAAAGAAATAGCCAATCAAGACAGTAGGAACACCTCATCTTACACAGAGGACTACGTCATGGTGCCTGCCCAGTTTCCCA GTGAGTACACATGTGAAGTGGATGTTGGGTCACCAATTGAAAGTTGTCTTATATACAGTGG GAGCTCACTAGTAGCTGAGAGAGGTCCCAGGCCTGCAGGAAAGACACCTCCACCCTCTCCCCTGCTACACTCTCCCTCCAAGCCTATTAG CAAGCCTGTTGAATTTGTTGGCCGTAACTGCAGCCCCTCTGTGCCCATTCCTGTCCCAACACAGATCCAAAACTACCAGCGCATGGAACAGAAACTGCAACCTGTCAGCTTGGATGGCTCTACCAG GGTCACACTGTGCTCTGCAGGCAGCAGTACTGAAAGCTCCCCACAATGTGGAGGCTGTAGGGCTCCAGGTCCCGGATTTGTCTTCAACTCCCCAAGGCTGGGAACTGGAGGAGCCCAGCTGCAACAGTGCTCCCCAATGG TGGGAACTACCCCAAAGACCTCAGAGCAGACTTTCCCTCTCAGCACAAGAACTGGACTGCTCACTGGCTCTCCTGACTTACAGAACACCTCCAGCCCTAAG CATGTTCTGTCAAGACTGCCAAACCGAACAGGGACGGTCCCAGACCTGCAATCCCTTGACCCATCTCCTGTTTCCCAGACCAATCCCAGCAGGAAATCTGCTAGTAAAAAGGGTCCTTTTAACAG GTCACTGAGCACAGGCAGGCTGTCTGACATGCTACTAAAGGCGGCCTTTGGAGCTCACCTTTTCGAAGAGGGAAGTGATGAGAGCCTCAGCTGTGAGAAGGGCATGGATATAACAG TTCCTACAGCTCCACCTACTGGTTGTTATAGAGGCTTTCAGTACTCAGACAGCCCACCCCCTGCAGTCTTCACCATGGGTTCTCCATCCAAAGGAAACACTCCGCCTGATACCATGGTACCAAGGATGTTCTCAG GCTCCCCCAGCTACATTAACTCAGCGTGGCTACTTAACAATCGCCTTCTCCAGAGAGGAAGCCGCAGAAACAGTGAGACTGAAGCCATGGACGCTACTCCACACGGTAGTCTGGTCTTTCACCCTCCAGAGCTCGCTGAAGATACACTGATGGAG CCGGCTCATACAGATGCCCTGAGTGACCTGCGTTTCACCTTAGCTTTCGTCCACTGTGTCATGGAATTGGCTTCTTCTAAGGAGCCGGGGCTGGATGCCATGAGCAGTCCTGATGTTTCCTTTCTAGAGCAGAGCTTGGTGACAGATCAGATTAGCCTTCTGAGTAAAGAATGGAG CTATGCAGAGCAGTTAGTGTTGTACATGAAGGCTGAAGAGTTCCTGTCATCAGCACTGCACACTGCTAAAGAGAATATCAAACATGGCCGACTCCTTACCTCTGCTACAGTCAAACAAG TCATCCGGAAGCTGAATGAATTGTACAAGAACTGTGTAACATACTGTCGCTCCCTCAAcgatcaactccagaccttcTTGCTTGACAAACAGAAGCTTATGGACCGCTTCAACGGACTAACAGCAGAGAAGCTCATCTACAGCCACACTGTGCACATG GTACAGTCTGCTGCTTTAGACGAGATGTTCCACTATGGCACAGCATCAGTCCAGCGCTATCATAGAGCCCTTCTGCTGATGGAGGGTCTATCCCGAATCATCACAGAGCAAAAGGCCATTGACAGCATTGATAAAT GTAAGCAGTGTATTGAGCGACGCCTTTCTGCTCTGCAGACTTAA